A window of the Scleropages formosus chromosome 21, fSclFor1.1, whole genome shotgun sequence genome harbors these coding sequences:
- the LOC108920210 gene encoding beta-enolase-like, with product MSILKIHAREILDSRGNPTVEVDLYTAKGLFRAAVPSGASTGIHEALELRDGDKTRYLGKGVKKAVEHVNKDIAPKLLEKRLNVVDQEKIDKLMLELDGTENKSKFGANAILGVSLAVCKAGAVEKGVPLYRHIANLAGHKDVILPVPAFNVINGGSHAGNKLAMQEFMILPVGASSFHEAMRIGAEVYHNLKGVIKDKYGKDATNVGDEGGFAPNILQNNEALELLKVAIAKAGYSDQVIIGMDVAASEFFKAGKYDLDFKSPDDPKRHITGEQLGELYKSFVKKYPVQSIEDPFDQDDWEQWAKFTASVDIQVVGDDLTVTNPKRIQQAVERKACNCLLLKVNQIGSVTESIRACQLAQSSGWGVMVSHRSGETEDTFIADLVVGLCTGQIKTGAPCRSERLAKYNQLLRIEEELGDKAMFAGKDFRHPRIN from the exons ATGTCCATCTTGAAGATTCATGCCCGTGAGATCCTTGACTCCCGAGGAAACCCCACAGTGGAGGTGGACCTGTACACGGCTAAAG GATTGTTCAGGGCAGCTGTGCCCAGCGGTGCCTCCACTGGCATCCACGAGGCTCTGGAACTGAGGGACGGGGACAAGACACGCTACCTGGGCAAAG GTGTGAAGAAAGCTGTGGAGCATGTCAACAAGGACATCGCCCCAAAGCTGCTTGAGAAG CGACTGAATGTTGTTGACCAGGAGAAGATTGACAAGCTCATGCTGGAACTGGATGGTACAGAGAACAAGT CGAAGTTTGGTGCCAacgccatcctgggtgtgtccctggcCGTGTGTAAAGCCGGAGCCGTGGAGAAGGGCGTCCCTCTCTACAGGCACATCGCCAACCTGGCTGGACACAAAGACGTCATCCTTCCTGTGCCT GCCTTCAATGTGATCAACGGGGGGTCCCATGCAGGGAACAAGCTGGCCATGCAGGAGTTCATGATCCTGCCCGTGGGCGCCAGCAGCTTCCACGAGGCCATGCGCATCGGCGCCGAGGTCTACCACAACCTCAAGGGCGTCATCAAGGACAAGTACGGCAAGGACGCCACCAATGTAGGCGATGAGGGTGGCTTTGCACCCAACATCCTGCAGAACAATGAGG CTCTGGAGCTGCTGAAAGTGGCCATCGCCAAGGCCGGCTATTCAGACCAGGTCATTATCGGCATGGATGTCGCTGCCTCTGAGTTTTTCAAAGCGGGGAAGTACGACCTGGATTTCAAGTCACCTGACGACCCCAAGCGCCACATCACGGGCGAGCAGCTGGGCGAGCTTTACAAGAGCTTTGTCAAGAAGTACCCAG TGCAGTCTATTGAGGACCCCTTCGATCAGGACGACTGGGAGCAGTGGGCCAAGTTCACGGCCTCGGTGGACATCCAGGTGGTGGGTGATGACCTGACTGTGACTAACCCGAAGCGCATCCAACAGGCAGTGGAGAGGAAGGCCTGCAACTGCCTGCTGCTCAAGGTCAACCAGATCGGCTCCGTCACCGAGTCCATCCGGGC GTGTCAGTTGGCTCAGTCCAGTGGCTGGGGGGTGATGGTGAGCCACCGCTCTGGGGAAACGGAGGACACATTCATCGCCGACTTGGTTGTCGGCCTGTGCACTGGACAG ATTAAAACTGGGGCCCCCTGCAGATCCGAGCGTCTCGCTAAGTACAATCAGCTCCTCAG GATTGAGGAAGAGCTTGGAGACAAAGCCATGTTTGCTGGGAAGGACTTCCGTCACCCCCGAATCAACTGA
- the rnf167 gene encoding E3 ubiquitin-protein ligase RNF167, translating to MLPVRVAGHRLAVLAVALYCSLVSSPGHAYIYAHNSNITHMIFEDMPSFFGSRVPKEGLVGVLVESRPLNACTPIEPPPRKPLPINNNLTNYIVLIRRYDCNFDIKVLHAQQAGFSAAIVHNVQSDRLLSMGSSNETIADEIEIPSVFTGYTAAQDLKKYIIGESGAYVVLWPEFSFPLSYYLIPFSGVMGMIILTMVTILIVRCVQHRKRARRNRLTKEQLKKIPIHKFKKGDEYDMCAICLDEYEDGDKLRILPCSHAYHCRCVDPWLTQTKKTCPVCKQRVVQPSPDHPESESENEEGGIGDGPGAGEEDSTERTPLLRASQPGSPSSNNGTPTVYSSTVATAECLVPAPRCESPLLTHEGYYSPEEDSDSDSEADSLADGDSARLIGKGQVVV from the exons CACAAcagcaacatcacacacatGATCTTCGAGGATATGCCCTCGTTCTTCGGGAGCCGTGTGCCGAAGGAGGGCCTGGTG GGAGTGCTGGTGGAGTCCCGTCCTCTTAACGCCTGCACCCCTATCGAGCCTCCCCCACGCAAGCCATTGCCGATCAACAACAACCTCACCAACTACATTGTCCTCATTCGCCGCTACGACTGCAACTTTGACATCAAG GTGTTGCATGCTCAGCAGGCCGGGTTCAGCGCAGCCATTGTGCACAATGTGCAGTCAGACCGCCTGCTCAGCATGGGCTCCAGCAATG AGACGATCGCAGATGAGATTGAGATCCCCTCCGTGTTTACCGGGTACACTGCCGCTCAGGACTTGAAGAAGTACATCATTGGGGAAAGCGG GGCCTATGTGGTGCTTTGGCCAGAgttctccttccctctctcctaCTACCTTATCCCTTTCTCTGGAGTCATGGGGATGATTATCCTCACCATGGTCACCATCCTG ATTGTGCGCTGTGTGCAGCACAGGAAGAGGGCCAGGAGGAACCGGCTGACCAAGGAGCAGCTGAAAAAGATCCCCATTCACAAGTTTAAGAAAG GTGATGAGTATGATATGTGTGCAATCTGCCTGGATGAGTACGAGGACGGAGACAAGCTGCGCATCTTGCCCTGTTCACATG CATACCACTGCAGGTGTGTGGATCCCTGGCTAACGCAGACCAAGAAGACCTGCCCTGTGTGTAAGCAGCGCGTCGTCCAGCCCAGCCCCGACCACCCGGAGTCCGAATCCGAGAACGAGGAGGGCGGGATTGGGGACGGTCCTGGTGCGGGAGAGGAGGACAGCACAGAACGCACTCCCCTGCTTCGCGCCTCCCAGCCTGGTTCACCCTCCTCCAACAACGGTACGCCAACTGTGTACTCCTCCACCGTGGCGACAGCCGAGTGCCTGGTCCCCGCACCCCGCTGTGAGTCACCCCTGCTGACACATGAAGGCTACTACTCCCCAGAGGAGGATTCAGACTCGGACTCAGAGGCTGACAGCCTCGCTGATGGGGACTCGGCCCGTCTCATTGGCAAGGGCCAGGTAGTCGTGTGA
- the LOC108920217 gene encoding profilin-2-like — protein sequence MSWDPYIHNLMEGGCVLDAVIVGYHPGQESVWAAKQGGTLSKITVNEIKQLVAKDRNSFFSNGVTVGNMKCTMLRDKINEEGDHTIDLRTKATEGEKDTYNICVAKSGQALVIVMGMKDAHGGKLNLKAHGMADYLRKSGY from the exons ATGTCCTGGGATCCGTACATCCATAACCTCATGGAGGGGGGCTGCGTGTTGGACGCCGTCATCGTGGGCTACCACCCGGGACAAGAGAGCGTGTGGGCGGCGAAGCAGGGCGGGACGTTAAGCAAGATCACG GTGAACGAGATCAAGCAGCTGGTGGCGAAGGATCGCAACAGCTTCTTCAGCAACGGGGTCACGGTGGGCAATATGAAGTGCACCATGCTGAGGGACAAGATCAATGAAGAGGGGGACCACACTATCGACCTGCGCACCAAGGCGACTGAAGGCGAAAAAGACACCTATAACATCTGCGTGGCCAAATCGGGCCAAG cTCTTGTCATCGTCATGGGAATGAAGGACGCGCATGGCGGGAAACTGAACTTGAAGGCGCACGGCATGGCCGATTACCTGAGGAAATCTGGCTACTGA